From the genome of Triticum aestivum cultivar Chinese Spring chromosome 3B, IWGSC CS RefSeq v2.1, whole genome shotgun sequence, one region includes:
- the LOC123067395 gene encoding homeobox-leucine zipper protein MERISTEM L1-like, with protein sequence MDGELPEYDSDVQNMLDHFITSEQGHLPPHEHGDEMHDLLGATTNMGNTDDANAAAADKGNNNDEETNHVQRMVTRRANYNRLRGEQIQQLEAVFQKSPYPDAELRKDLSERLHMSALQVKFWFQNKRSSSKGKRQLQDTKNLQGENQMLKDENQAIKWVVENKTCLKCAGVRLKTQDTSEHQRLCTENMRLKEELRRATAYLKELSMRPQFTRD encoded by the exons ATGGATGGGGAGTTGCCAGAATACGACAGTGATGTGCAAAATATGTTGGATCACTTCATCACAAGCGAACAGGGCCACCTACCCCCGCACGAGCATGGTGATGAGATGCATGACCTGCTGGGAGCCACTACCAACATGGGCAACACTGACGATGCCAACGCTGCTGCTGCAGACAAAGGCAACAATAACGATGAAGAGACCAATCATGTGCAGAGAATGGTGACAAGGCGTGCAAATTATAACCGTCTCCGTGGAGAACAAATCCAACAACTTGAAGC TGTGTTCCAGAAAAGCCCTTATCCAGATGCAGAACTCCGGAAAGACCTTAGCGAGAGGCTTCACATGAGTGCCCTGCAGGTCAAGTTTTGGTTCCAAAACAAACGCTCCTCTAGCAAG GGCAAGAGGCAACTACAGGACACCAAGAATCTTCAGGGAGAGAACCAGATGctaaaagatgaaaaccaagccaTCAAGTGGGTCGTTGAAAACAAGACATGCCTCAAATGTGCAGGGGTGAGGCTAAAAACTCAGGATACCTCGGAGCACCAACGCCTATGTACAGAGAATATGAGGCTCAAGGAAGAACTCCGCCGTGCCACCGCCTATCTTAAAGAACTCAGCATGAGGCCCCAATTTACCCGCGACTAA